The region AGGTTCGTTTACCTTGACATCGGGATTATTGCGCACAAGCCAGCAATTAACTACGCAGATGAGGGCTGTCATAATGAGCCCCGGGATGACTGTCGACAGGAAGCAGGCAAGAATTGACTGGCCCCCGATCCAGGCAAAGATGATAAGTGTCGAATTGGGAGGAATCAGCATTCCGAGAAGGGAGGCGTTTGACATGACCGCCGCCGCGACGCCCCTGGGGTAGCCTGCTTCCCTGAGTCTCGGGAACATGATGGAACCGATGCAGGAAAGAGTGGCGCATGCCGATCCGGTAATGGATCCGAAAACGGCACAGGAGATCGTCCCCACAACGCCGAGACCGCCTTTAACTCTTCCGACGAGAAGGTCGACGAGGTTGATCAGCTTTTCACCGATCCTTCCCCTCTCCATGATGCCTCCCGCCATTATGAAGAGAGCGATGGAGATAAGCGCGATGCTGTTCATCGAACTGAATCCGTAGGGAAGAACCATGGAAGTCTGGTACCCTGCGCCCTGCGGACCGCCGAAGAAGAGCAGCCACGCGGTCGAGGCCATAAAGCTCATGGGAACCGGGACGCCGAGCATGAGACAGAAAAGAAGGATCAGAACGGCGATGTATATCATAAAATTCCTCCTTTAATCAAAGCCCGGAAACTGCGTAGCATTCTCATGAAAAAATAGTAGGACATGAAAATGAGACCGAGAAAGACCGCCAGGTAGGATGTCCAGAGCGGAATCTGCCAGACAGTGGTCTTGGGAATCGCGATGCCTGTGCCGAGGGGTCCCATGAAGCCGAACATGAAAAAATCGTATCCGTACCACGTAAAAAGAATGCTGATCCCGGTGGTGATGAGATTCCGAAGAAAGATGACTGTTCTCTTGAGAGTTCCGTCCTTCATATAGGAATCCACTACGTCGGCGGAAACATGAGTGTCATTGTAGGCGCCGTAAGCACCTCCCATGAAATAAAGCCAGAAGGCGAAAAGTTTCACCCATTCCTCGAAGCCGTACAAGTCGCCGCCGATGATGTAGCGAGTGAATGCCGCAGCCGATATCACCACTGAAAGCAAAAGGGAACAGGCAACGGTGACAATGGAGAAAAAGGACAGAAGGACAAGATCGATCGGGGACTTTCTGTCCGGCCTGTTTTCAGGGAAGCAGCCCATGGCTTCGCGTTCTGACATGCATTTCTCCTTTCTGCCTCAAGGGAGCAGGCGGAGGAAGCACTCCTCCGCCGTGCTCCGCAGGCTTGCCGTGTAGATTATTTGGGGGCGTACTGCTGCTTGAATTCTTCTATCAGTTCCTTGGAGAACTTGTCAGCAAGCTTGTCCCATGTGGCGGAAACCTTCACGAAAATGGGCTTCAGCTCTTCGGGTGAATAGGTAAATACCTGTATGCCGGCCTGTCTCATAAGCTCGAGATGTTTTTCCTGGTCCTGCTTCGCAAGTTCGATGCTCATTTCAGTGACCTTCGCGCATGCATCGGCGATGACCTTCTGATCTGCAGGAGAGAGCTTATCCCAGGTTTTCTGGCTGATCATGTAATTGAAGTTTTCAACGGAGTAATTCAGGTCGTACCAATACTTCAGAACGTCTTTCAGCATGGTGTAGGCAGCCGTCGGGGTCATCCCGTCCACGCCGTCGGCGACTCCTGTCTGGAGGGCTGTGTAAACTTCCGCCCAGGGAACGGTGACGGTCTTGTAGCCCATGGCTTCCGCGCCGAGTTTGTACACGTCCATGTTGGGGATGCGCACGAGAATTCCCTTGTCCACGTCGGGATTCAGGGGCTCGTTTACCGGTTTCGTGCTTCCGATGCCGATAAAGCCTTCAACCTGGAAGCCGAGGAGCTTCACGCCAAGTCGCGAGCTGAGTTCGTCCATTTTTTTGAACAGCCATCCGTCAGCGGCGAAGACTTCCTTCGCTTCGTCGAAATTCCTGACGAAGCAGTTGATGTAGGTTACTTCCAGCCTGGGGTCGAACTGGCTGGGGACGGAAATGGCCGCCATGTCTATGGTGCCCCGGATGAGCTCTTCATAGACAAGGGTATAGTCGCCCAGCTGGTTCGCGGGATAAACGACGATTTCGATTCTTCCGTTCGTCTTTTCCTTGACTTCTTCGGCAATCTGGTGCATGAGCTTTGTGGCGGTATGCTCAGTGGGAACCTGTCCCGCAAAACGAAGGGTCATCTCGGGAGCCGCGGAGGACATCGCCGGGACGGCAAGAGATACAGCAAAAACAGCCGCGAGAAGAAGAAGGGCGAATTTTGTTCTCTTATGCATTATTTCAGCACTCCTTTCAGTTTTCTATCACCAAGAGTTGCTCTCCGAAGCGCTCTTTCCTCCACTGTCAGGCCGGCTTCTCCTTCAATTCCCCCTTTAAAAAGATGTTTTCTGGAACTTGTGTTCAGAAACTCTCCTGTGCGGTTCTGGCGATAATCTCTTCCTGGTGGTGATCGTCCAGGTCGACAAAATAATCGCTGTAGCCCGCTACCCTAACAAGAAGGCCGCGGTATTCATCGGGATTTTTCTGGGCTTTTCTCAGTGTTTCCGTGTCAACGACATTGAACTGGATATGATGACCGCCGAGATTGAAATAGGTTCTGACGAGCCGGGCCATTTTCTCCAGGCCCCCCTCCCCGTCCAGAACAGACGGAAGAAACCGCTGGTTCAGGAGAGTCCCTCCCGATTTGACCTGGTTCATCTTGCTGAGGGATTTCACCACTGCCGTCGGCCCCCTCCGGTCGGCTCCGTGGGAGGGAGACGTGCCGTCCGATTCCGGAACATGGGCGAATCGCCCGTTCGGCGTCGCCCCGAGTTTTTTCCCGAAGTATATGTGGCATGTGGTGGACAGCATGTTTACGTGATAGGTGGATCCCTTTGGTGACCGCTTCCCGTCGATGGCATCGAGAAGGGACCCGTAGACCTTTTGCATGATTGAATCTGCGTATTCATCGTCGTTTCCGAAGAAGGGTGTCCGGTTCCAGACGAACTGCCGGAGCTCTTCGTGATCTTTCCAGTTGTCCTTCAGCGCATCCAGCAAAGAATTCAGAGCGACGGAGCCCTCTTCAAAGACATGCTTTTTGAGCACGGAGAGGCTGTCCGTTACGGTTCCTATGCCGCAGCACTGGATATAGTCCGTATTGTACCGTGCTCCGCCGTCGTAGTAGTCTTTTCCGTTCTCGATGCAGTCGTGGATGAGGACGGAAAGGTACGGGGCCGGGGCATGGCGGGCGAACATCCGCTGGATGTAGTTGTCGGTCCGGATTTTGACATTCACCACATGGGCGAGCTGTTTTTCGAAGGCCCGGTACAGGTCGTCGAAATCACGAAACTCCAGGGGATCTCCCGAAGCAATTCCTATTTTTTGTCCGGTGAGGGGGTCGGTGCCGTTGTTGAGCGTAAGCTCAAGGATCTTCGGCACATTCAGGTACCCGTGGAGAATGTAGGCTTCTTTCCCGAAGGATCCCGTCTCCACGCATCCGCTTGTTCCTCCGGTTCGGGCGTCCTCAACCCGTTTTCCCATTCCGAGCTGCTCCATGACCACTGCATCGGAATTGAAGGCCGAAGGATACCCCGAGCCGCGCCTCATGATCCGGCATGCATGCCGGAGGAACCTTTCCGGCGTTCTTGATGATATGTGGACGCTCGCCTGGGGCTGAAGAAGCTGAAGTTCGT is a window of Aminivibrio pyruvatiphilus DNA encoding:
- a CDS encoding TRAP transporter small permease, translated to MSEREAMGCFPENRPDRKSPIDLVLLSFFSIVTVACSLLLSVVISAAAFTRYIIGGDLYGFEEWVKLFAFWLYFMGGAYGAYNDTHVSADVVDSYMKDGTLKRTVIFLRNLITTGISILFTWYGYDFFMFGFMGPLGTGIAIPKTTVWQIPLWTSYLAVFLGLIFMSYYFFMRMLRSFRALIKGGIL
- the dctP gene encoding TRAP transporter substrate-binding protein DctP, translating into MHKRTKFALLLLAAVFAVSLAVPAMSSAAPEMTLRFAGQVPTEHTATKLMHQIAEEVKEKTNGRIEIVVYPANQLGDYTLVYEELIRGTIDMAAISVPSQFDPRLEVTYINCFVRNFDEAKEVFAADGWLFKKMDELSSRLGVKLLGFQVEGFIGIGSTKPVNEPLNPDVDKGILVRIPNMDVYKLGAEAMGYKTVTVPWAEVYTALQTGVADGVDGMTPTAAYTMLKDVLKYWYDLNYSVENFNYMISQKTWDKLSPADQKVIADACAKVTEMSIELAKQDQEKHLELMRQAGIQVFTYSPEELKPIFVKVSATWDKLADKFSKELIEEFKQQYAPK
- the hypD gene encoding trans-4-hydroxy-L-proline dehydratase, with product MNERIECLRKESFETAPSVSIERAVLTTEFYRENEGKYSVPVLRAKNFYNLCEKKTIYIGDRELIVGERGPRPKAVSTFPELNCHTAEDFEILNSRPMTRYTVSQGDISAYSEHVVPYWKGRTLRDRIFSNLPAEWIALYEAGCFTEFMEQRAPGHTALDGTIYRTGLLDLKSRITCAMKNLDWINDPHATEKNEELQAMDIACDAVILFAERHAALAERMAEGTEDSERRAELLKIADVCRHVPAHAPRDFHEAVQTYWFTHLGTITELNGWDAMSPGHFDQHLAPFYEKEIRDGTLDREKAKEILSCFWIKVNNTPAPPKVGVTAAESGTYNDFTQINLGGVTEDGADGVSEVSYLMLDVLDELQLLQPQASVHISSRTPERFLRHACRIMRRGSGYPSAFNSDAVVMEQLGMGKRVEDARTGGTSGCVETGSFGKEAYILHGYLNVPKILELTLNNGTDPLTGQKIGIASGDPLEFRDFDDLYRAFEKQLAHVVNVKIRTDNYIQRMFARHAPAPYLSVLIHDCIENGKDYYDGGARYNTDYIQCCGIGTVTDSLSVLKKHVFEEGSVALNSLLDALKDNWKDHEELRQFVWNRTPFFGNDDEYADSIMQKVYGSLLDAIDGKRSPKGSTYHVNMLSTTCHIYFGKKLGATPNGRFAHVPESDGTSPSHGADRRGPTAVVKSLSKMNQVKSGGTLLNQRFLPSVLDGEGGLEKMARLVRTYFNLGGHHIQFNVVDTETLRKAQKNPDEYRGLLVRVAGYSDYFVDLDDHHQEEIIARTAQESF